The Thermogemmatispora onikobensis DNA segment ACTAGATTCTGTCTCTATTCCAGATTATAAATCTTATCTTGATGAGCAGTCAAGATACAAGCATTTGTACCGTCACGCGCAAAAGGTAAGGAGCAGCCACGTTGATCAAAAATATGATATGCTCTATGCGAGGGGTGTGACAGCGAGGGGAGGGAAGCACTCGATGCGCTGTCATGCCGAAAAGCGAGACGAGGTGAACACCGTGCAATGTCCGCATTGTTCCGCTCCCATCGCCCTGGCAGCGCAGTCTTGTCCCGCCTGCGGTGCCGTTCTGAGCGCGCCAGCCAGCCCTGGGCCTGCCTTCCCTGGCGACAGACCGGTCCCAGCCTGGACGCCGCAGCAGCTGGCCAGTCGCAGCAGCATCACGGCGCCCACACGCCGGCGGCATGCTGGCCGACGCTGGCTCCTTGGCTGCCTCGGCACGCTTGTTATCTTGCTTGTCCTGCTCCTGGCTGCCTGGGCCTTGCTCATTCGCCCCACGCTCAACCAGCTGGCTAAGGAGCAGCTCAACGCCACCCTCGACAGTGCCGTTCAAGAGATCGACCCTGCGCGTACCGCGCAGCTACCCGGCGGTCCAGTCCGCATCAGCGAGACCGTGCTCAATAACCTCCTGACCCTGGCCCACTCGCCCAGCAGCCCCATGCAGGACGCACATTTCAGCGTCACCCCCAGCGCCATCACCCTCGACTTTACCCTCTATGGCCAGGCCAACCACATTAGCGCCGTGCCCCAGGCCAGCGCTGGTCAACTGCGTGTCAGCACCCTCCACATCCAGGGTCCCATCAGCTGGATTCTCTCCGACGACGATCTCACCACAATCGTCAACCAGCATCTGGCCACAGCCCAACAGCGGCTACACCATCCGGTGCTGGCTGTCGTGCTCCAAAACCACGCCGTCGACCTTCTCCTTGGTCCCTCTTCCAGCGCCAATGGCTCGTCTGCTTCCAGACTGCCTGGCGTCCAGGTCGGAGGATAAGCGGAGGAAAGAGCAAGAGCGCCAGCAGGGACTGATCTGGCTGTAACGGCGGCGCAGGGCGCGAGGAGGCAGAGGCCCGTGTCGCGAGCGCCGATGACAGCAGCGCGGCACTTTGGCGCTGATGGACTTCGGCAAAGACCGAGGAGACATCGGGCAGGAAGCCATTGTTATCCTCTCCTAACGGCCAGTAGACGAGAGCGGCGCGCCCAATGATATTCTTACGCGGCACGAAGCCCCAGTCGCGCGAGTCTGAGCTACCAGCCCGATTATCTCCTAATACAAAGTAGCTGTCGGGCGGTACAACGCGATTGGAAAAGGAAGGATAGGGGTTGCCCTGCCGACGCGGATCAACATAGGTCTCATGGAGGGTCACACCATCGACAATGACCGTCGTTCCCTGGATCGTGATCACATCGCCTGGGACGCCAATGATGCGCTTGACGTAATCCTGACTGGGATTGGGAGGAGCAACGAAGACAATCACGTCGCCACGCGCTGGCGCATGGAAGAGGTACGACCACTTGTCGACGAGGATCAGCTCTTTGTCGTGGAGATTCGGCTCCATGCTCATGCCTTCAACGTAGAAATTCTGGATAGCAAAGCGAATGATGAAGAACATGAGCCCTGTGAGGACGAGCGTCTCGATCACTTCGCGGACCAGACGCCAGCGCTTCTCAAAATCAAGCTCTGGATTCATGCGAACTCCCGGCGCTAGACACGCCAGTGTGCTCAGGGTATTTCAGCCAGTACTATTATAAGGCACCCTGGTGGCAAACTCTACAGCTCCGGAGCATTCCCGACAAGGCGAGAGGCCGCAGCAGGCCCATCTGCCCGGCTCCGCTCATGGTCATCTCCCCTCCTCCTTTCGGGCTATGCTCCCGCCAGCCAGGGCGGCTCGCCCGTGGCTCGGTTCGTCCTTTAGTTGAGGAAGCGAAAGGATTGCAACATCGGGGCAAAAGCGTTCTGATAGAGCTGTTGGTAGCGCTCCGCCGGCGCGACGAGGTAGATGCTGAAGAGCCTGGTCTGCACGGAATGCGCCGGGTGATTGGTTGCCAGCATCAGGATCTCCATGCGAACCTGCTTCCCCAGGATCTGCACATCGCCTGTGGCTCCCTGCTGCCGCCAGGTCTGGCCCCCTACGGTAGTAGTGGGCGCCAGGCTGACCTTTTTGAAGTTTTTGTAGAGGCCGCTTTTCTCGAAAGTATCCAGGCTCACGCTGACGGTCTCTTCCGGCGAGGTGGCCGCGTTGGGATTGGGCACAACCTGTACTGAAAGAGTAGCAGTGTCGGCCTCGTGGCTGAATTCGACACTGCTGCCAGCAGGACTGGCCTGCCAGTCCGGCAGATAGCCGATGCTGAAGCCGTCGCCCCGGTAGAGCCTGAGCTGCACGCCTCCAGGCGCCGTGATCAGACCGGCGGTCGGGCTGGCATCGGCCCGCGCCCCCGTCGTTGGGGTTCCGGCACCGGAGCTGCTACCCTCTCCACCACAGGCAACCACTATCAGGGCAAGCATTGTGAGGAGTATGAATAGCGAGAACCGCGAGAGAGGCACACAGCCGGAGTGGCTGCGAATGAGTCGTCGTCGACAGGTGGAGCAGGCGGATCGAGACATAGCACTTTCCCGTTCCTCATAGAAATTATCGCCGCTTCTCTGCGTCTTCAGTGCACCGAAGCGCCGGATCTCGAAGAAGCTGGCTTGTGCGACAGGTTGCGCAACGGGCGTTATTATAGCATATCCTGGCCAGCCTGCAGAAGGGAATTTCTGGCTACCGCCCACCGCCTCACGCCTGCGTCAGCAACAGCTGCTCCAAAGAGCTGAGCCGTGGACCAGAGCGCTCCCCGTCCAGGACGCCCTGGAGGAGGAACAAACGATCAGATCCTCCAGACTTGACGCGGTGGGTCCTGTGTTGTACTCTGATAACGATATGGAACGTTTGTCTTAGTCACATTGGCTCGTAGCCCCCGCCTA contains these protein-coding regions:
- the lepB gene encoding signal peptidase I is translated as MNPELDFEKRWRLVREVIETLVLTGLMFFIIRFAIQNFYVEGMSMEPNLHDKELILVDKWSYLFHAPARGDVIVFVAPPNPSQDYVKRIIGVPGDVITIQGTTVIVDGVTLHETYVDPRRQGNPYPSFSNRVVPPDSYFVLGDNRAGSSDSRDWGFVPRKNIIGRAALVYWPLGEDNNGFLPDVSSVFAEVHQRQSAALLSSALATRASASSRPAPPLQPDQSLLALLLFPPLILRPGRQAVWKQTSHWRWKRDQGEGRRRGFGARQPAPDGVAAVGLWPDAG